Proteins from a single region of Sphaerochaeta globosa str. Buddy:
- a CDS encoding carbohydrate ABC transporter permease: MRNRILNQVFMHALLILVCLVLIYPVFIMVSGSLKSAEELALHVTGIPINPTLENFFRLFAFNSGLIVRTYGNSLYVAILYTLCVLGIASLAGFAFAKFSFQGRDIMFILLLITMMIPVELNITPLYLFFSRINWLNTYKVQIFPGIANVFALFLMRQYMVTIPDSLIEAARIDGAGDFFIFRKVILPISVPALGALAILQFLSKWNELLFPKIMLTKERLMPIMVILPTLNEIDSARSVPWELVLAGCTLVTLPLIVVFLLFQDKFLSSVTLGAVKG, encoded by the coding sequence ATGAGAAATCGCATTTTGAACCAAGTATTCATGCATGCTTTGCTTATACTGGTTTGTCTGGTGCTCATCTATCCTGTTTTCATTATGGTATCGGGTTCCCTGAAGAGTGCAGAGGAGCTTGCATTACATGTCACTGGGATTCCCATCAATCCTACCTTGGAGAATTTTTTCCGCTTATTTGCCTTTAATTCAGGTTTGATTGTGCGCACCTATGGCAATAGCCTCTATGTGGCCATTCTGTATACCTTGTGTGTTTTGGGGATAGCAAGTCTTGCAGGGTTTGCCTTTGCAAAGTTCAGCTTTCAGGGTAGAGACATCATGTTTATCCTCTTGCTGATAACCATGATGATTCCTGTGGAACTGAACATTACTCCTCTCTATTTGTTTTTCTCACGCATTAATTGGCTTAATACCTATAAGGTCCAGATTTTTCCTGGGATTGCCAATGTATTTGCCCTGTTTCTCATGCGTCAGTACATGGTCACTATTCCCGACTCTTTGATAGAGGCTGCCAGAATTGATGGGGCAGGTGATTTTTTCATCTTTCGTAAAGTGATACTGCCGATATCGGTGCCAGCACTCGGTGCTCTTGCCATCCTGCAGTTCCTCAGCAAATGGAATGAGTTGTTATTCCCAAAAATCATGCTGACAAAAGAACGGCTTATGCCAATTATGGTTATTCTCCCCACACTCAACGAGATTGATTCTGCACGCAGTGTGCCTTGGGAGTTGGTCTTGGCAGGGTGCACCTTGGTGACACTGCCTCTTATTGTTGTATTTCTTCTTTTTCAAGATAAGTTTCTTTCAAGTGTTACTCTAGGTGCAGTAAAAGGATAA
- a CDS encoding HpcH/HpaI aldolase family protein, producing the protein MTRIDKVREKIAQGDLVKGVFITMADSVSSEMAGYCGYDYVWIDAEHGALDRQEILFHIRAAQGSGCCAFVRVRAVEPSIVKAILDMGPDGIIFPFCDSADIARTAIAACAYPDSPLHGIRGQGPVRAIRYGLDDEATYLKEAYSKVWKILQIETIEGYRNVSDIIKVPGIDSLFIGAADLGRSIAGCEDHYQLEEVYDDICKQVRGANIVLGAAIGPTKDDAVRVKQKGVQWVVFGQDSRILAEGLRSNLAAVGQA; encoded by the coding sequence ATGACGAGAATTGATAAGGTACGAGAAAAGATTGCGCAGGGTGATTTGGTTAAAGGGGTGTTTATCACAATGGCAGATAGCGTATCCAGCGAAATGGCTGGATATTGCGGCTATGATTATGTTTGGATTGATGCAGAGCATGGAGCGCTCGATAGGCAGGAGATATTGTTCCATATCCGTGCTGCCCAGGGATCGGGTTGTTGTGCATTTGTAAGAGTTAGAGCCGTGGAACCTTCTATCGTAAAAGCAATTCTTGATATGGGTCCTGACGGCATCATATTCCCTTTTTGTGACTCAGCAGACATTGCCAGGACTGCTATTGCAGCGTGTGCCTATCCCGATAGTCCGTTGCATGGAATACGGGGGCAGGGTCCAGTTCGTGCAATCAGATATGGCTTGGATGACGAGGCAACGTATTTGAAAGAGGCTTACTCGAAGGTATGGAAAATATTGCAGATCGAGACAATAGAGGGATATAGGAACGTATCTGACATCATCAAAGTCCCAGGAATTGATTCTTTATTCATAGGGGCTGCTGATTTAGGAAGGAGTATCGCAGGTTGCGAGGACCACTATCAACTTGAGGAAGTGTATGATGATATTTGCAAACAAGTTCGGGGTGCAAACATCGTTCTTGGTGCAGCAATCGGCCCAACCAAGGATGATGCAGTTCGGGTAAAACAGAAAGGGGTGCAGTGGGTTGTATTTGGCCAAGATTCCCGTATTCTCGCCGAAGGTCTGCGTAGTAATTTGGCAGCGGTAGGGCAGGCCTAA
- a CDS encoding aldo/keto reductase, translating into MEYQAADSRYASMEYRRCGQSGLLLPAISIGLWHNFGEAADLGNCKHLVQGCFDRGITHFDLANNYGPPPGSAEEVFGSILRNSLGRYRDELVISTKAGYFMWEGPYGEWGSRKHLIASADQSLKRMGLEYVDIFYHHRSDPSTPLEETAQALTSIVRAGKALYVGISNYGMEETLSMLAFLQAEKVPCLVHQMRFSLLATEQAALLDVLSQQGVGAIAYSPLAQGLLTGKYLHGIPEGSRAAGGSVFLTPVSVTEQVNKRVARLAEIAQARGQSLTHMALAWVLSRKGMSSVIVGASNLSQIDDNLMALQNLVFSDQEEAEILQVISDF; encoded by the coding sequence ATGGAATATCAAGCAGCTGATTCACGATATGCTTCCATGGAGTATAGAAGGTGCGGCCAGAGTGGTTTGTTGCTACCTGCGATCAGTATCGGATTGTGGCACAATTTTGGAGAAGCTGCAGATTTAGGAAACTGCAAACACCTTGTACAGGGGTGTTTCGATAGAGGCATTACACATTTTGATCTTGCAAACAACTATGGCCCTCCTCCTGGAAGTGCGGAGGAGGTGTTTGGCTCCATTCTTCGTAATTCATTGGGTAGGTATCGTGATGAACTGGTGATATCGACAAAAGCAGGATATTTCATGTGGGAAGGCCCTTATGGTGAATGGGGCAGTAGAAAACACCTTATTGCAAGCGCAGACCAGAGTTTGAAGCGGATGGGTTTGGAATATGTTGATATTTTTTACCATCATCGAAGCGATCCCTCTACTCCACTCGAAGAGACCGCGCAAGCCCTTACAAGCATAGTACGAGCTGGTAAGGCCCTCTATGTTGGTATCAGTAATTATGGAATGGAGGAAACCCTCTCGATGCTTGCCTTCTTGCAAGCAGAGAAGGTTCCTTGCTTGGTGCATCAGATGCGGTTCTCTTTACTGGCTACAGAGCAGGCGGCGTTGTTGGATGTTCTTTCCCAACAAGGTGTTGGGGCTATTGCGTATTCTCCGCTAGCCCAAGGACTGTTGACAGGGAAGTACTTGCATGGGATTCCTGAAGGATCTCGTGCTGCAGGAGGAAGTGTCTTCCTTACCCCTGTCTCAGTTACTGAGCAGGTAAACAAGAGAGTTGCAAGACTCGCCGAAATTGCCCAAGCAAGGGGACAAAGTCTCACTCATATGGCTCTTGCTTGGGTGCTGAGCAGGAAGGGGATGTCGAGTGTCATAGTTGGAGCGAGTAACCTCTCTCAGATTGATGATAATTTGATGGCCCTGCAAAACCTTGTGTTCTCTGATCAAGAAGAGGCTGAAATTCTTCAAGTAATTTCTGATTTTTGA
- a CDS encoding type II toxin-antitoxin system Y4mF family antitoxin yields MDAIARFIKEQRKRNKLTQEEFALRSGLGLRFVRELEQGKPTVRLDKVNQALAMFGSQAVPGPIEQKEEI; encoded by the coding sequence ATGGATGCAATTGCACGATTTATCAAGGAACAAAGAAAACGGAATAAGCTTACCCAGGAAGAATTTGCCCTACGATCGGGACTTGGCCTTCGGTTTGTGCGCGAACTGGAACAAGGCAAGCCTACTGTAAGGCTGGATAAAGTTAATCAAGCGTTGGCTATGTTTGGAAGCCAGGCAGTACCGGGCCCTATTGAGCAGAAGGAAGAAATCTGA
- a CDS encoding extracellular solute-binding protein, translating to MNKRLIVVSVLLLIGITLVFAQGGTEPTAKSDGPTKIEMWYNATQTEVGPLPDDWVGYQILKDRFNIELEASSLPSSTTDQDMKIQAASAADTLPDFFVANREVWLRLANNGMLADVTGLYEKMPNRTGIMFDKDAISFTSLDGHSYGFATPAMISRNEGLLIRKDWLDRLGLSVPKTTDELLQVMKAFTFQDPDGNGRNDTWGYGAFIELTTYEAYPGRRFEPLMGAFGIEGTWNMTASNFGLQIHKPEFYEYMKYMKTIIDEGLIDPNWMAYKKDDFRAAWKQGKFGIMREQNAAFAAKNNYSPFDANFPDGEWIIVDPPVGPSGKNSVGPETRGLRIWSISAKAAEEGKAEKIAEMFEWMASGEGYLLCGWGQEGINYTLKDGIPVTVPGELGFEGPVGQTYIQLRSMAFNYSSDTELISRYPVYTTDVSKKQMSALWALREMQGKKWTNSMGADSMPVPSTDLKTFYEQGLAEFFTGKRALTPENWKSFIAEFDKIGGTAWEKAGLEYAKANSYLK from the coding sequence ATGAACAAGAGATTGATTGTTGTATCGGTGCTACTACTTATCGGCATCACCTTGGTATTTGCTCAAGGGGGCACTGAACCGACAGCAAAGAGTGATGGACCAACCAAGATTGAGATGTGGTACAATGCCACGCAAACTGAGGTTGGACCGTTGCCGGATGACTGGGTTGGATACCAGATTCTCAAGGATCGATTCAACATCGAATTGGAGGCTTCTTCACTGCCTTCCAGCACAACCGACCAGGACATGAAAATCCAGGCTGCATCTGCAGCAGATACGCTTCCAGACTTCTTCGTGGCAAACAGGGAAGTATGGCTTAGGCTGGCAAACAACGGGATGCTCGCTGATGTAACGGGCTTGTATGAGAAGATGCCGAATCGTACAGGAATCATGTTTGATAAGGATGCAATCAGTTTTACCTCATTGGATGGTCATAGCTATGGATTTGCAACTCCTGCCATGATTTCTCGCAATGAAGGCCTCTTAATCCGCAAGGATTGGTTGGACAGACTGGGCCTATCCGTACCTAAAACCACTGACGAGCTTTTACAGGTGATGAAAGCCTTCACCTTCCAAGATCCCGATGGAAATGGACGCAATGATACGTGGGGATATGGAGCCTTCATCGAGTTAACCACCTATGAAGCATATCCTGGTAGAAGGTTTGAACCGTTGATGGGAGCTTTTGGGATTGAAGGGACTTGGAACATGACTGCATCAAACTTTGGGTTGCAGATTCATAAACCAGAGTTCTATGAGTACATGAAGTACATGAAAACCATCATCGACGAAGGCTTGATAGATCCCAACTGGATGGCTTACAAGAAGGATGATTTCCGTGCTGCATGGAAACAAGGCAAGTTCGGTATCATGCGCGAGCAAAATGCCGCCTTTGCAGCAAAAAACAATTACTCGCCGTTTGATGCCAATTTCCCTGATGGAGAGTGGATCATTGTCGATCCTCCCGTGGGACCTTCCGGAAAGAATTCTGTCGGCCCCGAGACCCGCGGCCTGAGAATTTGGAGCATCAGTGCAAAGGCTGCAGAGGAAGGAAAGGCAGAAAAAATTGCCGAGATGTTTGAATGGATGGCTTCGGGAGAAGGCTATTTACTTTGCGGCTGGGGTCAGGAAGGAATCAACTATACGTTGAAGGACGGAATCCCCGTAACCGTGCCCGGAGAACTCGGATTTGAAGGACCGGTTGGCCAGACCTACATCCAGCTCAGGAGTATGGCATTCAACTACTCTTCCGATACCGAGTTGATTAGTAGATACCCTGTCTATACCACCGATGTCTCCAAGAAGCAGATGAGTGCCCTCTGGGCTCTCAGGGAAATGCAGGGCAAGAAGTGGACCAACAGTATGGGCGCTGACAGCATGCCTGTTCCTTCTACCGACCTGAAGACGTTCTACGAGCAGGGATTGGCAGAGTTCTTTACCGGAAAGCGTGCATTGACTCCGGAAAACTGGAAATCCTTCATTGCAGAATTTGATAAGATTGGTGGAACCGCCTGGGAGAAAGCCGGTCTTGAGTATGCCAAGGCAAACAGTTATTTGAAGTAA
- a CDS encoding carbohydrate ABC transporter permease, translated as MEQKHLKTSVTIKQTGADKSFSVIVNLFMVLILLVLAIPLWSTITLSLRPATFIGTYIEGMALPPWNWSFAAYEALLGNNGFLLAFMNSFKILVQGVAVALLLTIPLAYGLSVKNLRGRKWITIFIIIPYIFNVGLVPIYILIAKLRLINHLSSIYLPVAIGTYNCLIMKSFFEGIPNELKESAYIDGCNDVQVLIRIILPLSKAIIMTIGLYYGVAFWNDYFHPMLYLNKDYLRPLPILLRNILMAAGMNEFVEAKAFGEAPIEAIKAASVFMSAIPMIIAYPFVQKYFTKGTLLGSVKG; from the coding sequence ATGGAACAAAAACACCTGAAAACATCAGTGACCATAAAACAGACAGGAGCAGACAAGAGCTTCAGTGTTATTGTGAATCTGTTTATGGTTCTTATCCTTCTGGTCTTGGCCATCCCACTTTGGAGCACCATTACCCTTTCACTACGTCCCGCAACCTTTATCGGAACCTACATTGAAGGAATGGCTTTGCCTCCATGGAATTGGTCCTTTGCGGCATATGAAGCATTGCTGGGCAACAACGGCTTCCTTTTGGCCTTCATGAATAGTTTTAAGATTCTCGTGCAAGGTGTCGCTGTAGCACTTCTGTTGACCATTCCACTCGCTTACGGCCTCTCGGTCAAAAACCTCAGGGGCAGAAAATGGATTACCATATTCATCATTATTCCCTATATATTCAATGTAGGATTGGTACCGATATACATCCTGATTGCCAAGCTGAGACTTATCAATCACCTTTCTTCCATCTATCTACCGGTAGCCATCGGAACATACAACTGCTTGATCATGAAAAGCTTCTTTGAGGGAATTCCCAATGAACTGAAGGAAAGCGCCTACATTGACGGATGCAATGATGTACAAGTTCTCATCAGAATTATCCTACCCCTTTCAAAAGCCATCATCATGACTATTGGTCTCTATTACGGGGTTGCTTTCTGGAACGACTATTTCCATCCGATGCTGTATTTGAATAAGGACTATCTACGACCGTTGCCGATTTTGCTCCGAAATATTCTCATGGCTGCAGGCATGAATGAATTCGTGGAAGCAAAGGCATTCGGGGAAGCTCCGATTGAAGCAATTAAAGCGGCATCGGTTTTCATGTCCGCAATTCCTATGATTATCGCATATCCATTTGTTCAAAAATACTTTACCAAAGGAACTCTCTTGGGGAGTGTAAAAGGATAA